One Aegilops tauschii subsp. strangulata cultivar AL8/78 chromosome 2, Aet v6.0, whole genome shotgun sequence genomic window, TTTGTGTTAAAGTTTGAAACTATTTTtgatgaatttcatcaaattcacCATACGCGGTCGATCCTTTGAAGTTTCATTTGACCACTAGCTTCTTCCACACAACTATAATATTGTAAGTTTTTTTCTACGCTCATAGACAAAGTTATTTCAAGTGTGGTGGTGTGACAGTGTTACGGCTCACGGGTACCTCGTCTTACTCGAAGTCGACCCAAGTAGGCCAGGCTGGGCCCCTAGGTCAATTATGCCTTGGGCCGATTAACTCGTACCATGGCCCTATGACAAAGTGGACCCGGAACACTTGGCCTACACGTCAAGACGACCGGCGTCTAGGATGACACCTCCAAAGTGACTAGGATCATGTAGACCTAGACCCTGATACTTGTATAAGTCGGGGCTAGGCTAGTTGTGAAGATACAAAATCTTAGAGCTATTGCCCGATCCCTCGATCATTCTAACCCCTATACACAAGCAGGAGTAGAGTTTTACCTCTTCCATGAGGCCCTGGACCTGCATAAAATCCTTCCATGTTTCCATCTGATCTACTCCTCTGTTCAAAGTACCCTATCGAGGGATCAGCCAGAAAATACTTCGGCATGATCTGAGGTAAGTTCACCATGTGCACAAAAGAGGTGAGAGTAACCACCGGTGCGCAAGCAACCAAATAGAACGATCCGCACCAGCCAAGCCCAAAATCCCGAAACACAGACAAGCAAACATTAAGGGGATATTGGTACACTCATGTAGCCTGGGACTTTGTGGGCAGACAAACAGGTTGCAGAAACATGTCCTAGACCCTCTGAGAGCCTGAATCCCGCCCACATCGATTCCACTAGGCCACacatgcaaaaaacaaaaaagaacTCTAGGAAACCAACACGCCAATAATTGCCTTTGTCCCAAGCCATGTGATCAGATTTGTTGCACGCTGAAACGTTACGCATGGTTCAACTGATTTGAAGGAATCGGTTTGTTGGGCATATAGGGAGCTCACTACGTCCCGGGCTCATTCGCAAACCAAACACTGGACTGGTGACAGTGCAGAACCCACCTGTAAGGCTGTAACGTCCTACTCACTCCGTAACTTAGTTAGACGTTTTTTTTACACTGTCGTGTACTCTAAAAAGTTTTACTTAAAAAAACATTTTATTATACTAGTAAATACTccttccgttcctaaatatttgtctttttagagatttcaaatagactaccacatacggatgtatatagacatattttagagtatagattcactcattttgctctgtatgtggtcgtttgttgaaatctctagaaagacaaatatttaggaacggaggaagtaaaAGCTTACAAAGGAAGTACATTATGCCtcaaaccaaacacaccctaaggCCTTGTTCGGTTACACCTCTTCTCAAGAGGATTGGAGGGGATTTGGATGGATTTTGATTTGTAGAAGATTATATCCACCTCAATCCCTCCCAAACCCCTTCTAAATCCCTGTCAACCGAACAAGGCCTAACAGAAAGTGCCTTTCTAAGAGGGAAAAAAAAATCACGGCGGAGGCTCCCCACACGTATACACGATCCAACCTCTTTTGTCGAAGTGCGTGTCGATAGAAAGCACGATCCAACACCAGTCCACTCTCCCCTCCCTCACCGTGCACCCAAAATTCCTAGATCCGCTGTCGCGGTCAGACGACGAGCGCACCGTTCTTCCCTCGGCCGATCCGACCCGTACGTCGCCGCATCCGACGGCCACCGACGCGTACAGCACAGTGCTCCACCCACCCACCAACCCACCCCCACGCCCACCCCGCCTCGTCCCTGTACCCGCACCAACCGTCGCCCCGGACCAACCCCATCTGGCCGCACCTTTCCCACCACCACCCCGCCGACAGGCGGGCCCGTCGTCAACTGCGTGGCGGGCCCGTCGCACCTATATATCCCGGGCGACGCCGCCCGTCTGTGGGCGAAaaggagaggagagggggaaaAATCCAAGGCTCCGGGGGGCGGCGGCGCCCGATCCACACACGGCACATCTCGGGCCGCGCGGCGCACATCCACCCCCCTCCACTCTCCACGAGTCTGCTCCCCCACCGCTAATAATAGCCGCTGCTACCAGGCGGGCGGGGCGGACACCCTCTGCCGCCGCCATGGGAGCGCTCGAGGAGGCgcacctcgccgccgtcgccgcctgcgggtgcgacgaggaggaggaggaagatctCCTGGTGGAGGTCGGCGGCGGGGAGGCGCCGGGGGACGCCATGGAGCCGGCGGTGCGCGCGCTGCtggcggggctcggcgaggaCGACCGCCGGGAGGGGCTGCGCCGGACGCCCAAGCGCGTCGCCAAGGCCTTCCGCGACGGCACCCGAGGTATGGTCGCCAGCCTTCCCCGCCCCCTTAGCCCGATCCCGTGGATCCGTTCGTGGCATATCGCGCATGCTACCGTTCGTCCCCTTTGTTGATCCTTGATTCGTAAGCTGCGCCCCGCGCTCTCTGGAAACCACAGAGTCATTCAGAGCACCAGAGCGACGCCGTGAGGAATTTGAGTGTGTTAACTCGGATCTCAGAGCGAGGGGTTTGGGTTGTCCAGGAATCTGTTCCCCGAATATTCCATTTCGTCAGTCTGACTGACCACTTGGCCTGAGGTTTAATTTAAGGTGGTACTTTGCTGTGAGTGGTTTGTTCATCAGTCGTGATCATTGCTGCTATAGTGTTGGTAGAGTGATCATTGCTGCTATAGTGTTCCTCGGCTGGTAGAGTGATCGTTGCTGCTTCCTGTTCGTGGTCCATGCTTTGAAAATTTGGTGATTGGCCACCTATCAGGCTCTGATGTGGGTGTAGTGTCCATCAACCAAGCCATGCAGCAGCCAGCAGGACTGTACAAAGTGGGCTTGATGGCTTGGATTGTGATGACCGCAATATCTCTTGGAAGTGTGGATTTGACGTTTTAATTGCGACTTTGCAGTATATGACTATAAAAGGCGGTGAAGTTGTCTCAGTGGACAACAGTTGGGACTTGGGAGCTCTGATGCGAACAGCGGGAAATTAAATTATACAGTTAACCGTTATTGTTGTCGTTTTGTTAAGATACCGCTTAGTCCTTGATGGTCAACACGCAGAACATGGCATTTGTGGAATTAAGAATTCCCGAGGAATCTTGTGTAATTACTAATTAAGATTTCTAATGTCGGTGTCTAGCATTTGTCTTATACGATACTAATTAGTCGCTCATCATTTATTGGATTATATGTGCTTACTGCATAGTCTCATCACAAGCTGTGCCGTTCCCACAAACTCGTACAACACTAATTAATGATTATCAACTTAGGCCAATGGTTTATTTACCAAAATGAAAACTTGAATAATGTTTGGATATTGTCCCCTGGATAGTTGCATACTAAACATTATGTCTTAGGATGCAAACACTTGGAAATTCAAATTCCAAAGTGAACCGTTCCATAGGTAACAGTTATGGGGTTTGTTTTGTACGATACTAAATAGTGAGGCTGGCCATTTATTGGACTGTTTGGAGGATATCTGCATAGTCTTGTAACAAGCTGCGGTTCTCCTACGCACTCCTCGTACCAGTTATTGACATAGAAGTAAGATGGGCATTGGTTCATTTACCAAAATAGATAGTTGAATAATGTTGAGATATTGTCTGCTGGATTGTCGCATACCCATGGTGATCATAAGACAATTTTCTTCTTAAAGAGGCAGGCTTACTTGAATTATTTCCTAGTTAACGGAGTTCCAAGTAGTGTCTTTTTGTGACCAGCTGTCAGTTAAGGTATCCTTCAAACGTGGTTCATACATATGTTTTAAGCTCCCTTTTTCAATAATTTAGCAGTTCATGAGTCTTTGTAGAATTTGGAAATGATAATCTCCATGTTTTTTTAACTCTATGGCTATCACCAGAAATTTATAGAACTTCAGGAATAATAATCTTCGTTTGCTTTCAACATTTCTCGGAAGACTGCATGCCAGTGGAGAAATGACAAAACATTAGTTAACGAGTGTTTGGTAATCTAGATAAAGTCCATGAGCAACCGATTCCTTAACGACCCTGTTGGCTATAGATGAATGATCAAGAGACTCTTAGAAATATCTGTTAGCAATCTATATTCTGTATTTATTTACTTTCAAGATTGTGTGCTTGTTTTATACCGAACCGAACCACCTATGCTAATTTATTTGAAGATTACAGTATTGACTGTTGGGCATATGCCAACTGTTGTGCCAACGGGTGCTGGTTTTACATTTTATAAACTTGTCATGGTATTAAGCTGTTGCCCCATGGCTGACGTATATCTATGTTTATATGTTTTACTTTGGGCCTTATTTGTATGGTCCAGCAGCCGGGCCCATACACGTAGTATTTGAACTAAACTCCACGAGGATGGGCTGGGATCGGTGTCCACCCTAGTCTGTCCAAATTAAGCCTTATTGTGCAATGTCTATTTTTAAGTAATGTTTAAGGTTGTTGCTTTTCGTATGAAAGTTTTTTTTTACATGTGACGCACTTGCTTCTTGAGCCTTGTTTGATGCATACCTAAATGCTAAAACCACTCTTGCAGGTTACAGACAGAAAGTAAAAGACATTGTGCAGGGTGCTCTGTTTCCTGAGGTTGGTGTTGACAAAAGGACTGGTTCTGCTGGAGGAACTGGAGGGCAAGTTGTTGTTCGTGATATCGATCTTTATTCATACTGTGAATCTTGCTTGCTTCCGTTCAGCATACAATGCCATGTTGGATATGTGCCCTCCGGTGGAAGGGTCGTTGGGTTAAGCAAGCTTTCAAGGGTAGCTGACGTCTTTGCCAAGAGATTTCAAAACCCTCAGAGATTAGCTAATGAAGTTTGTGGTGCATTGCATGCTAGCATACAACCTGCTGGTGTTGCTGTTGCTATGCAGTGCTGGCACATACCGTTGCCGGAGAACTTTAAATGCAAAAATTCAGGAGCTTTGATTAGAACTTCACATTCATCTCGCTCGGGAGTTTTTGAGGGTGAGAACAGCTCTTTTTGGAATGATTTTGTGGCTCTTCTTAAGCTTAGAGGCATAGACATGGAGATGGACAGCCGTTCTGCTTCTTTAACTTGGTGCCCCTTAAGGCCTCATGAGGTTCCGCTTTGCAATGGGCACGCAAAGAGGATTACAACTAATGGTGCTAGCTCAGCAAAATCGGCATCCATTCCATCTAATATGGTTTCTGCTGTCAGCTCAATGCTCTTGTCTCTTGGTGAGGACCCCCTCAGGAAAGAACTTCTAGGCAGTCCTCAGCGTTACGTGCAATGGCTGATGAGGTTCAGAGCATGCAATCTTGATGTGAAGCTGAATGGTTTTACATTTAACAGTGCAAGTGTATATGAGAGACCAGGCGAAGATGCTACTGATCATCGAGCAATTAGTTCTGAGCTGCATTTGCCATTTTGTGCCCAGTGCGAGCACCACCTCCTGCCGTTCTACGGAGTAGTGCACATTGGTTACTTTGGCAGTGGAGACGGTGAAGGGATCAACCGCTCACATTTTCAGGCTCTGGTTCATTTCTACGGGTGCAAGCTTCAGGTTCAGGAAAGGATGACAAGACAGATAGCTGAAGCAGTTTATTCCGTCTCACACCGTGGAGCCATAGTTGTTGTGGAAGCCAACCACATCTGCATGATATCAAGGGGGATAGAGAAAATCAGGAGTAGTACAGCGACGATTGCAGTTTTGGGTCAGTTTTCGACCGATTCTTCTGCCAAGGCATCCTTTTTACAGAGCATCTTAGATACTGCTAATCAAGAAGTATGAATGGCTTTCGATCATATACTGATAGAATCTCAGCCAAAGGATACAGTGAGTCTAATTCCCATTCGTCAATTCAGCAAGGCAGGTACTGCGACGACTCTTATGGTTTGAAGTTCTCATACAGCTGTGGCATGGTGCCATTTTACCATTTGCTGGTGGGAGCGACGAGTGTCTCGTCGTGTGGAATGTTGTGTCTGAAGATGTAACCAGAAGCACCAAAACTTAGTTTTGGTTCTCCCGTGTTGTACCATTTCCTTTAAACGGATGTGAAAGTTATCCTAGCGTTGTAGGTGCGCCGGCTGTGCCGAGCAATACCGTataaatgttctaagtgcttgtgTACTAGTAGCAATTTTGGTATCATTCCAGCTTCTGTTCGTCCTGCGTGGGGGCTGTTCGCTTTCCGGTTTGATGCAGGGTACGTAGTGTTTTTGCGGAAGTCTACATCCATAGCGTTGTtctcttagagcatctccagccgcgccctcaacaacccccccccccccccctgactTTCCGCGCCGGCGTCGAAAAAACGCCCCAGTCGCGTCCCTAGGACGCCGAAATCTGCTGGCTCGGCCCGTTTTTGGGCCCGGCGAtcgcaggccgaacccggcgcatTGGGGCGCTCGGGGCTCCGGCACAAGAGAAAAGCACGTCTGGCCCACACCGTCAGGCGAAAAGTCAAGATTATCTTCCAGATTCGCCTCCCATCCCTCGCGCGCTCGGCCGCCAACCGGATGATCCTGGCGCCGCCCATCGCCCACCACCGCTAGATTGCCCATTCTCCGTCGGAAAAAGAGCAGAGGTTTCGCTGAGGCAGCCTCTCCACCACTGGCTCGGCGATTTTTTTGGCGTTCCGGCCGCGGAGGGGCAGTGTAGCGGCCGGTGCGCGACCACCGTGCCcgcaaggtgttcggcgatttgcctgcctcggcaatggactcggatgacgaggaggcgctcgccgcgctgctggaggaggaagccgaggccgacgtccaggaagaCGAACATCTCATGGTCCTCGCCGCCCTTGCCGGCCTgctggcgagcaatgaaaagccaCAGCGAGGTGGCTCGGCGTCGGGCCGGATCaaagcaaagaaccggcatcgtctcgaaggctactgcatgctctactccgactacttcgccgacgctccactgcacggcgacaaagtatttcggcgccgttatcggatgagccgaaagctttttcttaggattgtgaattccatccgggagttcgacagttacttcaagtgcaagaaggattgcatcggcaaacttggattcacctcaatccagaagtgcacgacagcgatgaggatgcttgcatacggagctcccggtgattcactcgacgactatgggcgcatggccgagtccaccaccattgagtgattctacaagttctgtcgggcaatggtggcagtgtttggacctcaatacttgcgaacacccaatgcggaagacactgctcggatcctagcacagaatgcagcaagaggatttcctggaatgcttggaagcatcgactgcatgcattggaaatggaagaactgcccatttgcttggcaggggatgtacaaaggcgccaaaggcggttgcagtgtggtacttgaggcggtggccacacaTGACCTCTGaatttggcactccttctttggtatgccaggaactcacaatgatatcaacgcGCTGAGTGCTCCCTTGTCTTTggcaagcttgttgaaggtcattcttctccggtgaacttcgaggttaatgggcggcactacaacaaggggtactacctAGCTAATGGCATCTATCCAAGATGGTCGACATTTGTGAAGGCTATCTCAAACTttgtgccaggaggcaagaagtcCCACTTTGCCAAGGTGCATGAGGCTtacaggaaggatgtcgagcgggcatttggtgtgctccaaccttgatttgctgttgtccggtaccctgctcagacctggtcgaaagatcaaatgtgggagatcatgacttgttgtgtcatcttgcacaacatgatcatcgagagcgagcaggaagagccagtgtttgacactgGACCATACTGCAAGCAGGGTCCTCTAgccgaagttgatcaccagctaccgacaacctggactgcctacctcagtatgcgtcaggagatccgagacccatAGGTGCATCATCAAATGCAAcaggatctggtggagcacctatggaggaTCAAGGGCGACGCCTAGctcgacgtgtgatgaaatatgagtttttatttgttgaactatataatttgtattgaactatttgttgttgcactattttgttgaactatttgattttctgtgatgaactatgtgataaaaaaaTTATTTATGTTGATAATTCAACGCCGAACCATGTCgaaccacgccgaatatgggcCGTTTCTCGCCGAGATCGGGCCATTTTTCACCGATAGTGGGCCGAAAAGCGGCCAGGAATGGGCCGATATCAGTGCCTGGGGGCGACGGCTGGATGCCCAACCGCCCCCAGCGCTGATTCTACCGCCAGCTcgcccccaggcggcgatttttatgcctcctgggggggccaacggctggagacgCTCTTAGGAGCATCTCCAACAGGTGATGAAAAAGGTGGTGAtgcattttgttttgcttttCTTCACAATTGCATACATATTTGAAATAAATCATGATACGACAATTAAAATTCATGTGAAATGAATCTGaaacaaacaaaacaaaaataGTATACTTGTTACATAGTTCATCAGTTGACAAGCTTAAATTCAACATAGTTGTTCGTCACATAAGACATAACACAAAGTTCATCATAAATGACATGAAGCACAACTAGCTCTGTTGCCCATTCCACGTCCATCACTCAATGAGATCTCTTTGAAGATCTTCACAAGTATCCTGATCTCGAATCTCATAATGAACTTGAAGAAAGTGTTGGATGCAATCTCCCCTTCTAATTGGACGCACCACAGTCCCCATGAATTCGTAGGAGTAATCTAAATCTTGGTCACGCGGTCACACTCATTCttatcgatcatgttgtgcaagaacATTGCGACGGTCATGATGTACCAAAGTATACGTAGACCTGCATACCAGATGGTTACTTTGGGGTTGTCAAACATCCTatcgtaactgggtgatcataaaagTAACTTACGGGTATACAGAAAAGTATGCCACCGTGCTCGATAGTTCAAAGAGTAGGATTGCTCCTCCAACGATGGAGAGATAcactctgggcccacttggtattGCGGTATCCATCATCAGCTGTGATGAAGACCGAACCTCGATGGCGAGATCCGATCTGTAGTTGCGGCCCGATCTTTCATGACACTCCACCTTCAGCAGTAGCAACCTTTCGCCCACGCACGCGATGTACATGAAGTAGATGATTTGAACCTTACGGCTCAGCACAAGTGTTAGCGGTTGCTAGTCTAGGCTGCATGGTCATGCACGTCATGCACGTCCTCCACCTCCCGCACGTCGCCTcacctccctctctctctcatgcGCTATGGCGCCCTGTACATGTACGGCTCCTATATATTGAGATCAATGCAATGAGAGCACCCCAAGGTGCATTTTCCCTCGCACACATGGTATCAGAGGCAAGTTTAGGCCCCCCTTC contains:
- the LOC109765368 gene encoding GTP cyclohydrolase 1, which gives rise to MGALEEAHLAAVAACGCDEEEEEDLLVEVGGGEAPGDAMEPAVRALLAGLGEDDRREGLRRTPKRVAKAFRDGTRGYRQKVKDIVQGALFPEVGVDKRTGSAGGTGGQVVVRDIDLYSYCESCLLPFSIQCHVGYVPSGGRVVGLSKLSRVADVFAKRFQNPQRLANEVCGALHASIQPAGVAVAMQCWHIPLPENFKCKNSGALIRTSHSSRSGVFEGENSSFWNDFVALLKLRGIDMEMDSRSASLTWCPLRPHEVPLCNGHAKRITTNGASSAKSASIPSNMVSAVSSMLLSLGEDPLRKELLGSPQRYVQWLMRFRACNLDVKLNGFTFNSASVYERPGEDATDHRAISSELHLPFCAQCEHHLLPFYGVVHIGYFGSGDGEGINRSHFQALVHFYGCKLQVQERMTRQIAEAVYSVSHRGAIVVVEANHICMISRGIEKIRSSTATIAVLGQFSTDSSAKASFLQSILDTANQEV